The Sphingomonas naphthae nucleotide sequence TCAGCGCGGGGCCGCGCACCAGATCGAACAGGCCCGTGTAGAAGGCGCAGGTCTCCTCGAAGAGCGGGGTCTTGATGTTGATATGGCCGATCCGGTCGATCATCGTGCGTTGGGCCTTCAGAGCGCGGTGAAACGGAAATTGCGGAAACGCGCGGCGCCCTGGCCGGCGGCGTAGAGGCCCGGCCGCAGCATCAGGAAGCCGCCGCGCACATTGTGGTGATAGCCGGACACCTCCATGCCCCGATCGAACCGTTTCCATGTCCGCCCCCCATCTCCGCTTAAATGGAAGGAGACGATGTGGCGATCGTTGGTGATCCGCATCGTGAGACGGCGGCCATAAGGATTGGCGGGGCGGCCGCGGTCCATCCCATATTGGTGGGTGACGAACCGCGCGCCATCGAAGCCGAGCCCGCAATAGAGCTTGTCGTCGTAGAAGAGGACGAGCCCCGCCGTCGTGCCGGGATCGATGTCGATCTCGCATTCCATCCGATAGGCGGTATCGCCCGCGATCAGCATCAATGGCGAGCTGTCCACCGGCGCGGTGCCGCGCGCCTTCAGCGTGAGCGTGCCGCCCTTGGCGCTGGCCCGTGAGGCTTCGTCGGGCGCGGGACGGAAGAAGCTCCAGTGGGTGCCGAGCGCCAGCGTCTCGAACGGGTCGCTGAGCGCCATGCCGTGCGGCACCGCCTCGCCGCCCCTGGGCTTGGCGAGCGGTTGCGAGAGATCGCCGCCGGTCATGCGGAACCAGCCGTCCGCCGTCCATTCGATCGGGTCGAGCAATGTCTGGCGGCCGAGCGTCCAATAGCCGTTCTCGAAGCCGTGATAGACCGCCCACCAGTCTCCCGCCGGCCCCTCGACCAGCGAGGCATGGCCGCGCGACCACCATCGCTCGCTCTGGTCCTTGGTCCGCACGATCGGATTGGCGGGGCAATTCTCCCACGGCCCATGCAGCGATCGCGATCGGGCGGCGATCACCATATGGCCGGTGGGCGGCCCGGCGGTGCCACCGACGGCGGTGATCTGGTAATAATAGCCGCCGTGGCGGACGATCTTCGGCCCCTCGGGCGAGAAGCTCTCGACGTCCCACTCCTCCGGGTAATGCCACGGATCATAGACATGCTCGACCTTGCCGACGGTCGACAGGCCATCCGCGCTCAGCCGGATGCGGTCCCCGCCCGAGAGGAACAGCCAGCGCGAGCCATCTTCGGCGACGGCGTGGCAAGGATCGATATGGTTCGGCAGATGCAGGTCGATCGGGTCGCTCCACGGCCCTTCGATCCGGTCGGCGTGGATCACATAGGTGGTGTTCGGGTTCGCCTTGACCGGGATGTAGAGGAAATAGCGGCCGTCATGCTTTTCGAGGCTGACCGCCCAGACCGAGCCGATATTCCTCGTCAGCGCCGGGCCGATCGGCCGCCAGTTCACCAGATCGCGCGAATGCCAGATGACGAGGCCGGGGTAGGAATCGAAGCTGGAGAAGGTGAGGTAATAGTCCTTCCCATCCTTCAGGATCGCGGGATCGGGCCGGTCGCCCGCCATGATCGGGTTGAGGAAACGGCCGTCGCCCAGATCGGCGATGCGCTGATTGTCGAAGCCCCGGCGCCATTGCGGGGCTGCGGCGGGCGGCGGCGCGGCGGGCGCGGCGGAGGGGAGCAGCAGCGCGGCGGCGCTGCCGGTCAGGCCGAAGGTTTCGCGGCGGTTGAGCTTCATCGGCGGGGCTCCCGGGGAAAGGCTTCGATGCGCTTGCGCCCATGCGCCAGCATAGCCGCGTGAAAGCGGACGAGGGCGGTGCCGGTGAGCCCCCTGGCGGCGTCGGCGATGGCCAGCCACGCCATCGCCTCGGCGGCGCGGAAAGCGGGTTCCCTGGCGATGCGGGCAAGATCGGTATCGAACGGCGCGAAATAGGCGGGCTCGCCCATCCATGCGATCAGCCGCGCCCTGGCCTGATCGATCGTCCAGCCGTGGCGGTGGATGCCGATATCGACGAGGCCCCGCGTCGCGCGGAACAGCAGCCAGTGGATATGGCCGAGTTCGATGCGGGGATCGCCGGCAAAGGCACCCTGCGCGGCGGACAACTGCTCGGCATAGGTGGCCCAGCCCTCGGCGAAGACGGGCGTGTAGCGCAGCCTCAGGGGATGTGGCGGCTCGATCGCCTCGACGGGCAGCTGCACCATATGGCCGGGCACCAGCTCGTGGGTGACGACGCTCGGCAGGGTCCAACTCGGCCGGCGGCGGATGTCCTTCAGATCGACGACATAGGCGCCCCGGCTGGTGGCGGTGGGGAGGGTGCGGTAGCCACCCTTGCCCGCCGCGATCTCCTCCGCCGAAAGGACGCGCACATCGACGTCGCCGCACCAGCGCGGCAGGCCGGCGAAGGCACGGGGCAGGCGGGCGCGGGCAGCGTCCAGCATGCGGGTCATGTCGGCGATGGCGCGGGCGCGGCCGGCCTCGTC carries:
- a CDS encoding family 43 glycosylhydrolase, encoding MKLNRRETFGLTGSAAALLLPSAAPAAPPPAAAPQWRRGFDNQRIADLGDGRFLNPIMAGDRPDPAILKDGKDYYLTFSSFDSYPGLVIWHSRDLVNWRPIGPALTRNIGSVWAVSLEKHDGRYFLYIPVKANPNTTYVIHADRIEGPWSDPIDLHLPNHIDPCHAVAEDGSRWLFLSGGDRIRLSADGLSTVGKVEHVYDPWHYPEEWDVESFSPEGPKIVRHGGYYYQITAVGGTAGPPTGHMVIAARSRSLHGPWENCPANPIVRTKDQSERWWSRGHASLVEGPAGDWWAVYHGFENGYWTLGRQTLLDPIEWTADGWFRMTGGDLSQPLAKPRGGEAVPHGMALSDPFETLALGTHWSFFRPAPDEASRASAKGGTLTLKARGTAPVDSSPLMLIAGDTAYRMECEIDIDPGTTAGLVLFYDDKLYCGLGFDGARFVTHQYGMDRGRPANPYGRRLTMRITNDRHIVSFHLSGDGGRTWKRFDRGMEVSGYHHNVRGGFLMLRPGLYAAGQGAARFRNFRFTAL
- a CDS encoding DUF885 family protein; translation: MTALSRRGLLVAGGAMALLPARLRAATGDAGAALDAAAVEADPVRALALLKGVTGGTPALALDLEAARAGLAIDAALATAAPADRFALLLRRAAGDGLDPVSTEARLTAELAALHRRADALFTQIGDTQGDIGARYRRLWGDTRYLYTDDEAGRARAIADMTRMLDAARARLPRAFAGLPRWCGDVDVRVLSAEEIAAGKGGYRTLPTATSRGAYVVDLKDIRRRPSWTLPSVVTHELVPGHMVQLPVEAIEPPHPLRLRYTPVFAEGWATYAEQLSAAQGAFAGDPRIELGHIHWLLFRATRGLVDIGIHRHGWTIDQARARLIAWMGEPAYFAPFDTDLARIAREPAFRAAEAMAWLAIADAARGLTGTALVRFHAAMLAHGRKRIEAFPREPRR